A portion of the Pan troglodytes isolate AG18354 chromosome 10, NHGRI_mPanTro3-v2.0_pri, whole genome shotgun sequence genome contains these proteins:
- the CRY1 gene encoding cryptochrome-1 isoform X4 produces the protein MMIIFHKMMASYSNTTYWIISSSVRFLLQCLEDLDANLRKLNSRLFVIRGQPADVFPRLFKEWNITKLSIEYDSEPFGKERDAAIKKLATEAGVEVIVRISHTLYDLDKIIELNGGQPPLTYKRFQTLISKMEPLEIPVETITSEVIEKCTTPLSDDHDEKYGVPSLEELGFDTDGLSSAVWPGGETEALTRLERHLERKAWVANFERPRMNANSLLASPTGLSPYLRFGCLSCRLFYFKLTDLYKKVKKNSSPPLSLYGQLLWREFFYTAATNNPRFDKMEGNPICVQIPWDKNPEALAKWAEGRTGFPWIDAIMTQLRQEGWIHHLARHAVACFLTRGDLWISWEEGMKVFEELLLDADWSINAGSWMWLSCSSFFQQFFHCYCPVGFGRRTDPNGDYIRRYLPVLRGFPAKYIYDPWNAPEGIQKVAKCLIGVNYPKPMVNHAEASRLNIERMKQIYQQLSRYRGLGLLASVPSNPNGNGGFMGYSAENIPGCSSSGSCSQGSGILHYAHGDSQQTHLLKQGRSSVGTGLSGGKRPSQEEDTQSIGPKVQRQSTN, from the exons atttttgCTTCAGTGTCTTGAGGATCTTGATGCCAATCTACGAAAATTAAACTCCCGTCTGTTTGTGATTCGTGGACAACCAGCAGATGTGTTTCCCAGGCTTTTCAag GAATGGAACATTACTAAACTTTCAATTGAGTATGATTCTGAGCCCTTTGGAAAGGAACGAGACGCAGCTATTAAGAAACTGGCAACTGAAGCTGGAGTAGAAGTCATTGTAAGAATTTCACATACATTATATGACCTAGACAa GATCATAGAACTCAATGGTGGACAACCGCCTCTAACTTATAAAAGATTCCAGACTCTCATCAGCAAAATGGAACCACTAGAGATACCAGTAGAGACAATTACTTCAGAAGTGATAGAAAAGTGCACAACTCCTCTGTCTGATGACCATGATGAGAAATATGGAGTCCCTTCACTGGAAGAGCTAG gTTTCGATACAGATGGCTTATCCTCTGCAGTGTGGCCAGGCGGAGAAACTGAAGCACTTACTCGTTTGGAAAGGCATTTGGAAAGAAAA GCTTGGGTGGCAAATTTTGAAAGACCTCGAATGAATGCGAATTCTCTGCTTGCAAGCCCTACTGGACTTAGTCCTTATCTCCGATTTGGTTGTTTGTCATGTCGACTGTTTTACTTCAAACTAACAGATCTCTACAAAAAG GTAAAGAAGAACagttcccctcccctttccctttatGGGCAACTGTTATGGCGTGAATTTTTCTATACAGCAGCAACAAATAATCCACGCTTTGATAAAATGGAAGGAAACCCTATCTGTGTTCAGATTCCTTGGGATAAAAATCCTGAGGCTTTAGCCAAATGGGCGGAAGGCCGGACAGGCTTTCCATGGATTGATGCCATCATGACACAGCTTCGTCAGGAGGGTTGGATTCATCATCTAGCCAGGCATGCAGTTGCTTGCTTCCTGACACGAGGGGACCTGTGGATTAGTtgggaagaaggaatgaag GTATTTGAAGAATTATTGCTTGATGCAGATTGGAGCATAAATGCTGGAAGTTGGATGTGGCTGTCTTGTAGTTCCTTTTTTCAACAGTTTTTTCACTGCTATTGCCCTGTTGGTTTTGGTAGGAGAACAGATCCCAATGGAGACTATATCAG GCGTTATTTGCCTGTCCTAAGAGGCTTCCCTGCAAAATATATCTATGATCCCTGGAATGCACCAGAAGGTATCCAAAAGGTAGCCAAATGTTTGATAGGAGTTAATTATCCTAAACCAATGGTGAACCATGCTGAGGCAAGCCGTTTGAATATCGAAAGGATGAAACAGATCTATCAGCAGCTTTCACGATATAGAGGACTAG GTCTTCTAGCATCAGTACCTTCTAATCCTAATGGGAATGGAGGCTTCATGGGATATTCTGCAGAAAATATCCCAGGTTGTAGCAGCAGTGGAA GTTGCTCTCAAGGGAGTGGTATTTTACACTATGCTCATGGCGACAGTCAGCAAACTCACCTGTTGAAGCAAG gaAGAAGCTCTGTGGGCACTGGTCTCAGTGGTGGGAAACGTCCTAGTCAGGAAGAGGACACACAGAGTATTGGTCCTAAAGTCCAGAGACAGAGCACTAATTAG
- the CRY1 gene encoding cryptochrome-1 isoform X1, with protein sequence MGVNAVHWFRKGLRLHDNPALKECIQGADTIRCVYILDPWFAGSSNVGINRWRFLLQCLEDLDANLRKLNSRLFVIRGQPADVFPRLFKEWNITKLSIEYDSEPFGKERDAAIKKLATEAGVEVIVRISHTLYDLDKIIELNGGQPPLTYKRFQTLISKMEPLEIPVETITSEVIEKCTTPLSDDHDEKYGVPSLEELGFDTDGLSSAVWPGGETEALTRLERHLERKAWVANFERPRMNANSLLASPTGLSPYLRFGCLSCRLFYFKLTDLYKKVKKNSSPPLSLYGQLLWREFFYTAATNNPRFDKMEGNPICVQIPWDKNPEALAKWAEGRTGFPWIDAIMTQLRQEGWIHHLARHAVACFLTRGDLWISWEEGMKVFEELLLDADWSINAGSWMWLSCSSFFQQFFHCYCPVGFGRRTDPNGDYIRRYLPVLRGFPAKYIYDPWNAPEGIQKVAKCLIGVNYPKPMVNHAEASRLNIERMKQIYQQLSRYRGLGLLASVPSNPNGNGGFMGYSAENIPGCSSSGSCSQGSGILHYAHGDSQQTHLLKQGKNEALEHTVLFPFPILNIHFLNVQEEALWALVSVVGNVLVRKRTHRVLVLKSRDRALIRKHSGGILLQLKLVGSSILFN encoded by the exons atttttgCTTCAGTGTCTTGAGGATCTTGATGCCAATCTACGAAAATTAAACTCCCGTCTGTTTGTGATTCGTGGACAACCAGCAGATGTGTTTCCCAGGCTTTTCAag GAATGGAACATTACTAAACTTTCAATTGAGTATGATTCTGAGCCCTTTGGAAAGGAACGAGACGCAGCTATTAAGAAACTGGCAACTGAAGCTGGAGTAGAAGTCATTGTAAGAATTTCACATACATTATATGACCTAGACAa GATCATAGAACTCAATGGTGGACAACCGCCTCTAACTTATAAAAGATTCCAGACTCTCATCAGCAAAATGGAACCACTAGAGATACCAGTAGAGACAATTACTTCAGAAGTGATAGAAAAGTGCACAACTCCTCTGTCTGATGACCATGATGAGAAATATGGAGTCCCTTCACTGGAAGAGCTAG gTTTCGATACAGATGGCTTATCCTCTGCAGTGTGGCCAGGCGGAGAAACTGAAGCACTTACTCGTTTGGAAAGGCATTTGGAAAGAAAA GCTTGGGTGGCAAATTTTGAAAGACCTCGAATGAATGCGAATTCTCTGCTTGCAAGCCCTACTGGACTTAGTCCTTATCTCCGATTTGGTTGTTTGTCATGTCGACTGTTTTACTTCAAACTAACAGATCTCTACAAAAAG GTAAAGAAGAACagttcccctcccctttccctttatGGGCAACTGTTATGGCGTGAATTTTTCTATACAGCAGCAACAAATAATCCACGCTTTGATAAAATGGAAGGAAACCCTATCTGTGTTCAGATTCCTTGGGATAAAAATCCTGAGGCTTTAGCCAAATGGGCGGAAGGCCGGACAGGCTTTCCATGGATTGATGCCATCATGACACAGCTTCGTCAGGAGGGTTGGATTCATCATCTAGCCAGGCATGCAGTTGCTTGCTTCCTGACACGAGGGGACCTGTGGATTAGTtgggaagaaggaatgaag GTATTTGAAGAATTATTGCTTGATGCAGATTGGAGCATAAATGCTGGAAGTTGGATGTGGCTGTCTTGTAGTTCCTTTTTTCAACAGTTTTTTCACTGCTATTGCCCTGTTGGTTTTGGTAGGAGAACAGATCCCAATGGAGACTATATCAG GCGTTATTTGCCTGTCCTAAGAGGCTTCCCTGCAAAATATATCTATGATCCCTGGAATGCACCAGAAGGTATCCAAAAGGTAGCCAAATGTTTGATAGGAGTTAATTATCCTAAACCAATGGTGAACCATGCTGAGGCAAGCCGTTTGAATATCGAAAGGATGAAACAGATCTATCAGCAGCTTTCACGATATAGAGGACTAG GTCTTCTAGCATCAGTACCTTCTAATCCTAATGGGAATGGAGGCTTCATGGGATATTCTGCAGAAAATATCCCAGGTTGTAGCAGCAGTGGAA GTTGCTCTCAAGGGAGTGGTATTTTACACTATGCTCATGGCGACAGTCAGCAAACTCACCTGTTGAAGCAAGGTAAGAATGAAGCATTGGAGCAtactgttctttttccttttcctatcttaaacatacattttttaaatgtgcaggaAGAAGCTCTGTGGGCACTGGTCTCAGTGGTGGGAAACGTCCTAGTCAGGAAGAGGACACACAGAGTATTGGTCCTAAAGTCCAGAGACAGAGCACTAATTAG AAAACATTCAGGAGGAATACTGTTGCAGCTGAAATTGGTGGGGAGTTCAATACTTTTcaattaa
- the CRY1 gene encoding cryptochrome-1 isoform X2, whose translation MMIIFHKMMASYSNTTYWIISSSVRFLLQCLEDLDANLRKLNSRLFVIRGQPADVFPRLFKEWNITKLSIEYDSEPFGKERDAAIKKLATEAGVEVIVRISHTLYDLDKIIELNGGQPPLTYKRFQTLISKMEPLEIPVETITSEVIEKCTTPLSDDHDEKYGVPSLEELGFDTDGLSSAVWPGGETEALTRLERHLERKAWVANFERPRMNANSLLASPTGLSPYLRFGCLSCRLFYFKLTDLYKKVKKNSSPPLSLYGQLLWREFFYTAATNNPRFDKMEGNPICVQIPWDKNPEALAKWAEGRTGFPWIDAIMTQLRQEGWIHHLARHAVACFLTRGDLWISWEEGMKVFEELLLDADWSINAGSWMWLSCSSFFQQFFHCYCPVGFGRRTDPNGDYIRRYLPVLRGFPAKYIYDPWNAPEGIQKVAKCLIGVNYPKPMVNHAEASRLNIERMKQIYQQLSRYRGLGLLASVPSNPNGNGGFMGYSAENIPGCSSSGSCSQGSGILHYAHGDSQQTHLLKQGKNEALEHTVLFPFPILNIHFLNVQEEALWALVSVVGNVLVRKRTHRVLVLKSRDRALIRKHSGGILLQLKLVGSSILFN comes from the exons atttttgCTTCAGTGTCTTGAGGATCTTGATGCCAATCTACGAAAATTAAACTCCCGTCTGTTTGTGATTCGTGGACAACCAGCAGATGTGTTTCCCAGGCTTTTCAag GAATGGAACATTACTAAACTTTCAATTGAGTATGATTCTGAGCCCTTTGGAAAGGAACGAGACGCAGCTATTAAGAAACTGGCAACTGAAGCTGGAGTAGAAGTCATTGTAAGAATTTCACATACATTATATGACCTAGACAa GATCATAGAACTCAATGGTGGACAACCGCCTCTAACTTATAAAAGATTCCAGACTCTCATCAGCAAAATGGAACCACTAGAGATACCAGTAGAGACAATTACTTCAGAAGTGATAGAAAAGTGCACAACTCCTCTGTCTGATGACCATGATGAGAAATATGGAGTCCCTTCACTGGAAGAGCTAG gTTTCGATACAGATGGCTTATCCTCTGCAGTGTGGCCAGGCGGAGAAACTGAAGCACTTACTCGTTTGGAAAGGCATTTGGAAAGAAAA GCTTGGGTGGCAAATTTTGAAAGACCTCGAATGAATGCGAATTCTCTGCTTGCAAGCCCTACTGGACTTAGTCCTTATCTCCGATTTGGTTGTTTGTCATGTCGACTGTTTTACTTCAAACTAACAGATCTCTACAAAAAG GTAAAGAAGAACagttcccctcccctttccctttatGGGCAACTGTTATGGCGTGAATTTTTCTATACAGCAGCAACAAATAATCCACGCTTTGATAAAATGGAAGGAAACCCTATCTGTGTTCAGATTCCTTGGGATAAAAATCCTGAGGCTTTAGCCAAATGGGCGGAAGGCCGGACAGGCTTTCCATGGATTGATGCCATCATGACACAGCTTCGTCAGGAGGGTTGGATTCATCATCTAGCCAGGCATGCAGTTGCTTGCTTCCTGACACGAGGGGACCTGTGGATTAGTtgggaagaaggaatgaag GTATTTGAAGAATTATTGCTTGATGCAGATTGGAGCATAAATGCTGGAAGTTGGATGTGGCTGTCTTGTAGTTCCTTTTTTCAACAGTTTTTTCACTGCTATTGCCCTGTTGGTTTTGGTAGGAGAACAGATCCCAATGGAGACTATATCAG GCGTTATTTGCCTGTCCTAAGAGGCTTCCCTGCAAAATATATCTATGATCCCTGGAATGCACCAGAAGGTATCCAAAAGGTAGCCAAATGTTTGATAGGAGTTAATTATCCTAAACCAATGGTGAACCATGCTGAGGCAAGCCGTTTGAATATCGAAAGGATGAAACAGATCTATCAGCAGCTTTCACGATATAGAGGACTAG GTCTTCTAGCATCAGTACCTTCTAATCCTAATGGGAATGGAGGCTTCATGGGATATTCTGCAGAAAATATCCCAGGTTGTAGCAGCAGTGGAA GTTGCTCTCAAGGGAGTGGTATTTTACACTATGCTCATGGCGACAGTCAGCAAACTCACCTGTTGAAGCAAGGTAAGAATGAAGCATTGGAGCAtactgttctttttccttttcctatcttaaacatacattttttaaatgtgcaggaAGAAGCTCTGTGGGCACTGGTCTCAGTGGTGGGAAACGTCCTAGTCAGGAAGAGGACACACAGAGTATTGGTCCTAAAGTCCAGAGACAGAGCACTAATTAG AAAACATTCAGGAGGAATACTGTTGCAGCTGAAATTGGTGGGGAGTTCAATACTTTTcaattaa
- the CRY1 gene encoding cryptochrome-1 isoform X3 gives MGVNAVHWFRKGLRLHDNPALKECIQGADTIRCVYILDPWFAGSSNVGINRWRFLLQCLEDLDANLRKLNSRLFVIRGQPADVFPRLFKEWNITKLSIEYDSEPFGKERDAAIKKLATEAGVEVIVRISHTLYDLDKIIELNGGQPPLTYKRFQTLISKMEPLEIPVETITSEVIEKCTTPLSDDHDEKYGVPSLEELGFDTDGLSSAVWPGGETEALTRLERHLERKAWVANFERPRMNANSLLASPTGLSPYLRFGCLSCRLFYFKLTDLYKKVKKNSSPPLSLYGQLLWREFFYTAATNNPRFDKMEGNPICVQIPWDKNPEALAKWAEGRTGFPWIDAIMTQLRQEGWIHHLARHAVACFLTRGDLWISWEEGMKVFEELLLDADWSINAGSWMWLSCSSFFQQFFHCYCPVGFGRRTDPNGDYIRRYLPVLRGFPAKYIYDPWNAPEGIQKVAKCLIGVNYPKPMVNHAEASRLNIERMKQIYQQLSRYRGLGLLASVPSNPNGNGGFMGYSAENIPGCSSSGSCSQGSGILHYAHGDSQQTHLLKQGRSSVGTGLSGGKRPSQEEDTQSIGPKVQRQSTN, from the exons atttttgCTTCAGTGTCTTGAGGATCTTGATGCCAATCTACGAAAATTAAACTCCCGTCTGTTTGTGATTCGTGGACAACCAGCAGATGTGTTTCCCAGGCTTTTCAag GAATGGAACATTACTAAACTTTCAATTGAGTATGATTCTGAGCCCTTTGGAAAGGAACGAGACGCAGCTATTAAGAAACTGGCAACTGAAGCTGGAGTAGAAGTCATTGTAAGAATTTCACATACATTATATGACCTAGACAa GATCATAGAACTCAATGGTGGACAACCGCCTCTAACTTATAAAAGATTCCAGACTCTCATCAGCAAAATGGAACCACTAGAGATACCAGTAGAGACAATTACTTCAGAAGTGATAGAAAAGTGCACAACTCCTCTGTCTGATGACCATGATGAGAAATATGGAGTCCCTTCACTGGAAGAGCTAG gTTTCGATACAGATGGCTTATCCTCTGCAGTGTGGCCAGGCGGAGAAACTGAAGCACTTACTCGTTTGGAAAGGCATTTGGAAAGAAAA GCTTGGGTGGCAAATTTTGAAAGACCTCGAATGAATGCGAATTCTCTGCTTGCAAGCCCTACTGGACTTAGTCCTTATCTCCGATTTGGTTGTTTGTCATGTCGACTGTTTTACTTCAAACTAACAGATCTCTACAAAAAG GTAAAGAAGAACagttcccctcccctttccctttatGGGCAACTGTTATGGCGTGAATTTTTCTATACAGCAGCAACAAATAATCCACGCTTTGATAAAATGGAAGGAAACCCTATCTGTGTTCAGATTCCTTGGGATAAAAATCCTGAGGCTTTAGCCAAATGGGCGGAAGGCCGGACAGGCTTTCCATGGATTGATGCCATCATGACACAGCTTCGTCAGGAGGGTTGGATTCATCATCTAGCCAGGCATGCAGTTGCTTGCTTCCTGACACGAGGGGACCTGTGGATTAGTtgggaagaaggaatgaag GTATTTGAAGAATTATTGCTTGATGCAGATTGGAGCATAAATGCTGGAAGTTGGATGTGGCTGTCTTGTAGTTCCTTTTTTCAACAGTTTTTTCACTGCTATTGCCCTGTTGGTTTTGGTAGGAGAACAGATCCCAATGGAGACTATATCAG GCGTTATTTGCCTGTCCTAAGAGGCTTCCCTGCAAAATATATCTATGATCCCTGGAATGCACCAGAAGGTATCCAAAAGGTAGCCAAATGTTTGATAGGAGTTAATTATCCTAAACCAATGGTGAACCATGCTGAGGCAAGCCGTTTGAATATCGAAAGGATGAAACAGATCTATCAGCAGCTTTCACGATATAGAGGACTAG GTCTTCTAGCATCAGTACCTTCTAATCCTAATGGGAATGGAGGCTTCATGGGATATTCTGCAGAAAATATCCCAGGTTGTAGCAGCAGTGGAA GTTGCTCTCAAGGGAGTGGTATTTTACACTATGCTCATGGCGACAGTCAGCAAACTCACCTGTTGAAGCAAG gaAGAAGCTCTGTGGGCACTGGTCTCAGTGGTGGGAAACGTCCTAGTCAGGAAGAGGACACACAGAGTATTGGTCCTAAAGTCCAGAGACAGAGCACTAATTAG